The following nucleotide sequence is from Psychroserpens sp. Hel_I_66.
ACGCGCGATGCTAGAGGGTAGGCAGCTAAAGTTTGCTGGTAACAGTAAACGCAGATAAATGATAAGGGTTTTGATTTGATTTATCAACTCAAAATACAGGATTCGGCTTATAGATTTGCTTAATTAAAAACCCTTTACAAATTTGTAAAGGGTTTTTTATTTAGTAAAAATGAATTTACTGTTTTGGTGGTGCTAATGTAAAACCTTGTGAGGTAGCAATATTTAGCATATCATAGTAATAACGCATAAATACAATTTTCCCATTTTCAATTAAAGATGCGCTGTGATAAGGTATTATCATTTCTTTTTTGGTCTTTTTATCGGTAACAGTATTTGTTCCCCAAGATAGGAGCCATTCGCCTTCGTTCCAGTTATTTTCAACCTTTACTGGTAAATATAAATCGGAAGTAATGGAGTGTGTGTATTGATCTGTACTTTGTTTGAAGTAATCTTTGTGTTGTGTAATATTTAAAGAGTCTAATGCTCCACCAAGACCGTATATCATAGCCTTTTCGTGCAATTGGGCATTCATTTTATCTACATCTCCATTTTGTAATGCTTTTGTATAATCCCGTAAGACCTGATGGGCGGTTTTAGCATTTTCAAAATCTAAAGTGATTTTGGGCTCATTATCTTGAGCATTGATTTGCATTGGTAATACTAGCAGCAAAATGATTGCTGCAAATAGCGTGCTTTTTAAAGTTTTCATAATAATTGATTTAAGTTAATATATTGTTTGCATGTATTGCCAAATATTAACCATAGCATAGATTAGATAATTGCTGTAAATCGAGGGACTACTTTAATTTTGAAAATGTTTTACCCTAAATGGCAGACCTTTAAGTTATTTAAAAATCTAATTGGGATTTATACTACAAATTAAGTGGTTAACCAGAACCTAAAATAGAGGAGTTTTACTGAGATTTAAAATCAGGTAGATTTACTTGAAAAAGCTAAACATATTGCCTCCATAATTTCTCGAGTTGGAGTAGTGTTCAAGATGAGATAAATCGGTGTGTTTTGAATGTTCTACGATTAAGACTCCATCGGTTTCCAATAATTTATTCTGAAATACTAACTGCGGAATTTTAGCAAATTCTTCCGTAGGAAATTCATAAGGAGGATCTGCAAAGATAATCGTATGTTGCTGCTGTGAACGCTCGAGGTATTTAAAAACATCGCTTTTTATTGCTGAAATTTGCATTTCGAAACTTTCGGCAGTTTCGTTGATAAATTTAATGCATCCAAAATTTTCATCAACTGCTGTTATTTGTTCTGTTCCGCGAGAAGCGAACTCATAGCTTATATTTCCTGTTCCAGAAAAAAGGTCCAATACCGAAATATCATCAAAGTAATATTGATTATTCAAAATATTGAAAAGAGACTCCTTTGCCATATCGGTTGTAGGTCTCACAGGTAATTTTTTTGGAGCAGTAATTCGTCTTCCTTTATATAATCCAGATATAATTCGCATTAGCTAAAACTGTTTATGAGTACAAAATTATTATGATCTTGATTGTTTGTAGTTGCATATCTGTGATCTGATTTCAAAAATTCTACAAACCTTATATATCTATAGAGAATTTTAAAAAATTGGTCGTCTTCATTAATTTGACCCATAAGATAAGTTTTTACAATTTCAGGATTTAATTTTAATTGCTCGATAGTAAATAATATATAGTAGATAAAATCTTCTTTCGTTGTATAATCAAATGTATTGTAAAATTCTAATTCTTTATTTTTAATAACCACTATCTCAAAAGTGGTAGTATTTACGTTGATAAACACTTTACTTGTTGCATCTTCGTAAGTTCTTTGTAATAAGCTTTCTATTAAAATTGTTGATGCGTGTTTATAATCAAAACTTCCAAAGGTTTCAAAAATATAATTATTGATGTTGATTAAGGGCACATAAATATTTACGCTGTCATTAACTGGCAAATTATCATAATTTATGAAATCTGTCTTCAAAATCTTAGCGTTGAACTTTAAATAATCTGCCATATTATTTTCATCAAATAATTCCTTCGGAACAAGGCAAGACAGCTCATTTTGATAGATACAAAGCACAGAATCAAATTCTTGATTAAATTCAGATTTAGATTCTATTAACAGCTTTAATTCATTGAGTAATTCGTAGGGAGTTGCTTTTTTGTCCAAATCGATATGTTCAATAATTTCGATAGAGTTATTGGTGCGGTTTAGAATACAAAAAGAAAGTCCACTCAAACGAATTTGAATGGACAATGCTTTAATACTATTTTGTTTCAATTTTTTTATTCTTTACTTAAGTTTTTAGGCCAGTTACCTTTTGTATCTGCTTCTTCCATAGAACCTACTTGTAATTTAGGACCTCTAACGCCATCTACAGACATTACTTCTTTTTCTTTACCTACTAAATTAGCATTTTGATCATATAAGATAACATCTTTATCTACCCATGCAGCAAAAATTGGAATATTAGACTCTGGTAAAACTCCAGCATCTAAATTAATTTTGTCACCTGGTTTCCCAATACCTTCTGGAAGTTCCATCATCGTTTTGTAACGTGTATCTGCACCAAATAAGGAATCTTTTACAGAGACATAACCTAAAGTATCAATTAATACCATTGATTTTGTCATTTCTACTCCACCAAATCGTTTTGTCAACTCCTCATCAATTACCGTAGTATCTCTACGTTGTGTAATTGTGAATTTAGCAGTTTCAATAAAGTTGACCAATTTATTATAATCACTAGTAAATTGACCCTTAACAGATTTATGGGCCAACTCTGCATCTCTAATATCTTTAAGCTTAACAATTACTTTTCTGTAACGCTCATCTTTAAGTTTATTAAATTTGATTTCACCATAAACAGACATGAATGTGAAATAACCTAGAACTAATATGATACCCCAAAGCAGTATATTAAGAACCGGTTTGAAACTTTTAGGCACAAATTTATCGATTAGCCAAACGATACCAATTGTTAGGAATATAAGGCCAACAACTATAAGAATTACTGTTAACATAGTTAGTGTTTTTTTATTTTGTTAAGGATTTACACAAATCTACAATTTTTTTTCAATGGTTAAAACATTGTATAAAAAAATCAATCAAAGGTGAAAGATATAAAATTACTTTGATATTAAATAAGAAAATTTGTTTTGTTAATCCATAAAAACAATTCCTTATTAAACCTTATCTTGCGTATTAATTGCATATCAATTCTTTAGATGATTCCATCAAATTTTTATAAACTACTAATTACCAAGTTTCCTTTCACACCAACACTCAAACAAAAAATTGCTTTAGAGCAATTGTCAAATTTTGTTTTTGATGAGGCGCCTAACACATTATACTTATTAAAGGGTTTTGCAGGTACAGGTAAAACCAGTATTATTGGTACATTGGTTTCTAATCTCTGGGAAACTAAAAAGAGTGCAGTTTTATTAGCTCCAACGGGTAGAGCAGCAAAGGTAATTTCTAATTATTCTAAAAAGGAAGCTTTTACGATTCACAAGAAAATCTATTTTCCGAAGAAAGATAAAGGAGGAGGCGTAAAATTTGTGTTACAGCCCAATAAGCATCGTAATACCATATTTATTGTCGATGAAGCTTCAATGATCCCAGATACATCTTCAGATTCTAAAAGTTTTGACAGCTCGTCCTTATTAGATGATCTAATGAGCTATGTGTACTCTGGTCATAAATGTAAATTGTTGCTCATTGGAGATAAAGCGCAGCTGCCTCCCGTAAAATCAGATTTGTCACCAGCTTTAAACTCGGGGAATTTAGAGTTGAGTTTCAATAAAAATGTAATTAGCATCGAGTTGGATGAAGTGGTAAGACAAGATCAAGAATCTGGTATTTTAAGTAATGCAACCCGAATGAGGGAAGTAATCGAAAACGAGTTTTTTGAGTCTTTTAAATTCAATCTTCATGGTTTTGATGATATCGTTAGGCTTATAGATGGTCATGAGGTGATGGACGCCATAAACGATTCTTACAGTGAAAACGGTCACGAAGATACTGCCATAATAGTAAGAAGTAACAAACGTGCTAATTTGTATAACCAGCAAATTAGAAACCGTATTCTTTTTAATGAAAACGAACTTACAGTTGGTGATTTTTTAATGGTGGTCAAGAATAACTATTTTTGGATCAAGCCCACAACCGAAGCTGGTTTTATCGCAAATGGTGATATCATTCAGGTTTTGGAAATTTTCTCGATCATTACACTTTACGGTTTCAGGTTTGCAGAGGTGAAAATCCAAATGGTAGATTATCCAAAAATGCAACCTTTTGAAACCGTATTGCTTTTGGACACTATTGAGGCCGAAACACCTTCACTCACCTATGAGGATAGTAATCGCCTATATCAAGAAGTCCAAAAGGATTATGAAGACGAAACGTCCAATTATAAAAAATTCTTAAAGATTAAGGGCAACAAACATTTTAATGCCTTGCAGGTCAAGTTTTCTTATGCGATCACATGTCACAAATCTCAGGGTGGACAGTGGAATACCATTTTTGTGGAGCAACCCTATTTGCCAAATGGAGTCGATAAGGATTACATGAGATGGCTCTACACTGCTGCAACGAGAGCAAAAGAAAAATTGTATCTTATTGGCTTTAAGGATGAGTTTTTTGAGGAATAAATTTTTTACTTCGGAAATTGGAAAACATCAAAATCTCACAGTAAATTGCAATGATTAGAATTTTAATCCCGATAGCTATCGGGACCGAAGAAAGATTAATATACTATATGACTACAGAAACCATAATTAGTATTTTTTTAGGAATTGGTTTATCCGCATCAGTAGGATTTCGAGTATTTGTCCCTTTATTCGCATTAAGTCTTGCAGCCTATTTTAATTTATGGGAACTCAATGAGTCTTGGCAATGGATAGGAAGTTTAACCGCAGTCGTAACTTTAGGCGTTGCAACAGTTGTTGAAATATTTGGTTATTACATACCTTATATAGACAACCTGCTGGACACAGTAGCAATCCCTTTGGCAACCATTGCAGGAACAGCGGTTATGGTATCTACGGTTGCCGATTTAAGTCCAGCTATAACTTGGGCGTTGGCAATCATTGCAGGTGGAGGTACAGCAGCTGCTGTTGCGGGAAGTTCTGGAATAACGAGATTAGCATCAACCTCTGCGACTGGCGGACTGGCAAATCCTGTGGTTACTACCCTAGAAACAGGAAGTTCTTTAGTGATGTCTGTCATATCCTTATTTATCCCAGTGCTCGCCTTCATTTTTGTACTTATACTTTTATATGTCATTTTTAGAGTTTATAAAAAGATTAAGAGAAGTAAGACCTAAATTATATTAAAAGTTTTATTTTTGATTCACCACCAATAATGGTCCAATGAAGATAATATCAATGATTCCTGCACGATACAGTGCATCTCGTTTCCCAGCTAAACTTATGCAAGATTTAGAAGGTAAGACGGTAATTTTAAGAACTTATGAAGCAACGGTGGCAACACAATTATTTGATGATGTTTATGTGGTGACCGATAGTGATATTATATTTAATGAGATTACCTCAAATGGAGGAAAAGCCATTATGAGCAAAAAAGAACACCAGTCTGGCAGTGACCGTATTGCAGAAGCTGTTGAGGATTTGGATGTTGATATTGTGGTTAATGTACAAGGAGACGAGCCTTTCACAGAACGCGAAAGTTTAGAAAAAGTGCTCAAAGCATTTCAGGATGATCATAATAAAGAGATTGATTTAGCATCTCTTATGGTAGAAATACATGATTGGGATGAAATCAATAATCCAAATACCGTAAAAGTAATTGTAGATCAAAATAACTTTGCGCTTTATTTTTCTAGAAGTCCAATTCCTTTTCCAAGAGATAAAGAAGCTGGTGCTCGCTATTTTAAGCATAAAGGTATTTATGCCTTTAGAAAACAAGCCTTATTGGATTTTTATAAACTCCCAATGCAATTTATTGAAGCGACCGAAAAAATTGAATGCATCAGATATCTTGAATATGGCAAGAAAATAAAAATGGTAGAAACGACAATTGAAGGGGTAGAAATTGATACTCCCGAAGATTTAGAACGCGCAAAAAAACTTTGGAAATAAATTGAGCCATAACTACCAACATATTAAAGTCATCGGTTTTGATGCAGATGATACACTTTGGGTAAATGAAACCTATTTTAGGGAAGCAGAATTAGAATTCGCCAAATTAATGGCACCTTACGAAACTGCAAATAAAATAGATCAAGAATTATTTAAGGCTGAAATTAAAAATCTCCCGTTATATGGCTACGGAATTAAAGGATTTGTCCTTTCAATGGTAGAGCTAGCAGTAGAAATCTCAAATAATCAAGTATCAAACAAGACCATTACTAAAATTTTGAACATTGGGAAGTATATGCTAGACGCACCGGTAGAATTACTCGATGGTATTGAAGATGTCTTGAAGTTTTTATCACCAAATTATAAGTTAATAGTATTGACAAAAGGTGACTTATTAGATCAAGAACGAAAGCTGGAAAAATCTAATTTGAACTCTTATTTTCACCACATTGAAGTCATGAGTGATAAGCAAGAAGCCAACTATACTAAGGTATTGCAACATTTAGATATAAAACCTTCAGAGTTTTTGATGATAGGTAATTCTCTAAAGTCAGATATCTTGCCATTAGTGAATATTGGAGCAAAAGCCATTCACATTCCGTTTCACACCACTTGGTTGCATGAGCAAGTGACAGAACAAGAGACAAAAAATAAAGCATACAAAACGATAACGAGTTTGTCAGAATTAAATAAGATATTAAACTAGTGGAAGTTATCGACATAAATAATTGGAAGCGAAAGCAGCATTACCATCATTTTAAGACATTAAAAGATCCTTACTTTGCGGTAACAATTCCTTATGATGTTACTAAAGCTTATCAATTTTCAAAAGTAAAAAAGGTTTCTTTCTTCGGAAAATACCTCCACGATTGCATGAAAGCAATTAATGAAATTGACGAATTTAAGCTTAGAATAGATGGAGATGAAGTAATTAAATACGACATGATCAACGCATCTGCCACTTTAATGCGATCAAACAAAACCTTTGGGTTTTCGTATATAGAATTTGACTCTAATTTAGAACAGTTTTTGAGTCATATCATTTCAGAAAAAAACAGAATAGAATCTACGGGAGCATTGTATCCATTGCGTAATGATTTGCAATGTATTCATTGTTCTGCAATGCCTTGGGTGAATTTTACAGGTCATAAAGAACCGGTTTCTGGAAAAATGGATTCAATTCCTAAACTAGCATTTAGTAAAGTTTTAAAAAATAAAGAAGAACAATTAATGATGAATGTATCTATAAATGTCAATCACGCATTGTTAGATGGTTATCACATAGGATTGTTCTCTGAAAAATTTCAACATTATTTAAATAATTAAAGATAAATCCAACTATGTTTTTATTTTTGTTACAGAAGAAGAATAAATGAATTATAAAAATTATCCAATGGTGTCCAGAGTTGTTTTTGGACGAGGTAGCTTTAATCAATTAGGAGACATTATTGCTCCAAAGCGATTAAACCGTAAAGCACCATTTATATTTTTAGTGGATGACGTTTTTAAGGGTAATCCTTTAATTACTTCTCGAATTTCATTATCGTATGATGATCAACTAATATTCGTATCTGCGAACGAAGAACCAAAGACATCTCAAGTTGATGAAATGGTTGAGCAAATTATTTTAACGCATAAAGATAGACCATCGGGAATTATTGGTATTGGAGGAGGTACCGTAATGGACCTTGCCAAAGCAGTTGCCATCATGATCAATAATGAAGGTGAAGCAAAAGACTATCAAGGATGGGATTTGGTGAAAAATCCTGCAATATATCACGTTGGCATACCTACAATATCTGGCACAGGAGCAGAAGTTTCCAGAACAACGATATTAACCGGACCAGAAAGAAAACTCGGTATCAATAGTGACTTCACACCGTTTGATCAAGTAATTTTAGATCCAGAATTAACACAAGACGTACCAAAAGACCAGTGGTTTTACACAGGTATGGATTGTTTTGTACACTGTATTGAATCATTAAAAGGCACATACCTAAATGCATTTAGTCAAAGTTATGGCGAAAAATCACTGCAACTCTGTAAGGAAATTTTTTTAGAAGACTCTCTATCTGTTGAAGAGGCACAAGATAAATTAATGATGGCATCCTGGCATGGTGGGATGAGTATTGCCTACTCTCAAGTTGGCGTAGCACACGCTATGAGCTATGGTTTGGGATATTTACTTGGCGTCAAGCATGGTATTGGAAACTGCATAGTTTTTGAACATCTTGAAGAGTATTACCCAGAAGGTGTTGCCATGTACAAAGCCATGAGAAAAAAACATAACATCAGTATTCCACAAGGTATCTGTTCACATTTACATGATGATGAATTTGACATCATGATAGACGTTGCATTGAGTTTAACTCCCCTTTGGGAAAATGCCATTGGTAAAAATTGGGAAAAAACAATTACCAGAGAGAAGCTAAAATCATTATACCAAAAAATGTAATATGCGATGGCTGGCAAAGTTTATCTATTTCAATTTATTAGGTTGGAAGATTACAGGAAACACTAATTTTTCACAGGACACAGTAAAAAAAGCAGTTATTATT
It contains:
- the kdsB gene encoding 3-deoxy-manno-octulosonate cytidylyltransferase, with the translated sequence MKIISMIPARYSASRFPAKLMQDLEGKTVILRTYEATVATQLFDDVYVVTDSDIIFNEITSNGGKAIMSKKEHQSGSDRIAEAVEDLDVDIVVNVQGDEPFTERESLEKVLKAFQDDHNKEIDLASLMVEIHDWDEINNPNTVKVIVDQNNFALYFSRSPIPFPRDKEAGARYFKHKGIYAFRKQALLDFYKLPMQFIEATEKIECIRYLEYGKKIKMVETTIEGVEIDTPEDLERAKKLWK
- a CDS encoding CatA-like O-acetyltransferase, which codes for MEVIDINNWKRKQHYHHFKTLKDPYFAVTIPYDVTKAYQFSKVKKVSFFGKYLHDCMKAINEIDEFKLRIDGDEVIKYDMINASATLMRSNKTFGFSYIEFDSNLEQFLSHIISEKNRIESTGALYPLRNDLQCIHCSAMPWVNFTGHKEPVSGKMDSIPKLAFSKVLKNKEEQLMMNVSINVNHALLDGYHIGLFSEKFQHYLNN
- a CDS encoding DUF4126 domain-containing protein produces the protein MTTETIISIFLGIGLSASVGFRVFVPLFALSLAAYFNLWELNESWQWIGSLTAVVTLGVATVVEIFGYYIPYIDNLLDTVAIPLATIAGTAVMVSTVADLSPAITWALAIIAGGGTAAAVAGSSGITRLASTSATGGLANPVVTTLETGSSLVMSVISLFIPVLAFIFVLILLYVIFRVYKKIKRSKT
- a CDS encoding HAD family hydrolase, producing the protein MSHNYQHIKVIGFDADDTLWVNETYFREAELEFAKLMAPYETANKIDQELFKAEIKNLPLYGYGIKGFVLSMVELAVEISNNQVSNKTITKILNIGKYMLDAPVELLDGIEDVLKFLSPNYKLIVLTKGDLLDQERKLEKSNLNSYFHHIEVMSDKQEANYTKVLQHLDIKPSEFLMIGNSLKSDILPLVNIGAKAIHIPFHTTWLHEQVTEQETKNKAYKTITSLSELNKILN
- a CDS encoding iron-containing alcohol dehydrogenase family protein, with product MNYKNYPMVSRVVFGRGSFNQLGDIIAPKRLNRKAPFIFLVDDVFKGNPLITSRISLSYDDQLIFVSANEEPKTSQVDEMVEQIILTHKDRPSGIIGIGGGTVMDLAKAVAIMINNEGEAKDYQGWDLVKNPAIYHVGIPTISGTGAEVSRTTILTGPERKLGINSDFTPFDQVILDPELTQDVPKDQWFYTGMDCFVHCIESLKGTYLNAFSQSYGEKSLQLCKEIFLEDSLSVEEAQDKLMMASWHGGMSIAYSQVGVAHAMSYGLGYLLGVKHGIGNCIVFEHLEEYYPEGVAMYKAMRKKHNISIPQGICSHLHDDEFDIMIDVALSLTPLWENAIGKNWEKTITREKLKSLYQKM
- a CDS encoding DUF3822 family protein, translated to MKQNSIKALSIQIRLSGLSFCILNRTNNSIEIIEHIDLDKKATPYELLNELKLLIESKSEFNQEFDSVLCIYQNELSCLVPKELFDENNMADYLKFNAKILKTDFINYDNLPVNDSVNIYVPLININNYIFETFGSFDYKHASTILIESLLQRTYEDATSKVFINVNTTTFEIVVIKNKELEFYNTFDYTTKEDFIYYILFTIEQLKLNPEIVKTYLMGQINEDDQFFKILYRYIRFVEFLKSDHRYATTNNQDHNNFVLINSFS
- a CDS encoding ATP-dependent RecD-like DNA helicase, coding for MIPSNFYKLLITKFPFTPTLKQKIALEQLSNFVFDEAPNTLYLLKGFAGTGKTSIIGTLVSNLWETKKSAVLLAPTGRAAKVISNYSKKEAFTIHKKIYFPKKDKGGGVKFVLQPNKHRNTIFIVDEASMIPDTSSDSKSFDSSSLLDDLMSYVYSGHKCKLLLIGDKAQLPPVKSDLSPALNSGNLELSFNKNVISIELDEVVRQDQESGILSNATRMREVIENEFFESFKFNLHGFDDIVRLIDGHEVMDAINDSYSENGHEDTAIIVRSNKRANLYNQQIRNRILFNENELTVGDFLMVVKNNYFWIKPTTEAGFIANGDIIQVLEIFSIITLYGFRFAEVKIQMVDYPKMQPFETVLLLDTIEAETPSLTYEDSNRLYQEVQKDYEDETSNYKKFLKIKGNKHFNALQVKFSYAITCHKSQGGQWNTIFVEQPYLPNGVDKDYMRWLYTAATRAKEKLYLIGFKDEFFEE
- a CDS encoding RsmD family RNA methyltransferase, giving the protein MRIISGLYKGRRITAPKKLPVRPTTDMAKESLFNILNNQYYFDDISVLDLFSGTGNISYEFASRGTEQITAVDENFGCIKFINETAESFEMQISAIKSDVFKYLERSQQQHTIIFADPPYEFPTEEFAKIPQLVFQNKLLETDGVLIVEHSKHTDLSHLEHYSNSRNYGGNMFSFFK
- a CDS encoding nuclear transport factor 2 family protein, with product MKTLKSTLFAAIILLLVLPMQINAQDNEPKITLDFENAKTAHQVLRDYTKALQNGDVDKMNAQLHEKAMIYGLGGALDSLNITQHKDYFKQSTDQYTHSITSDLYLPVKVENNWNEGEWLLSWGTNTVTDKKTKKEMIIPYHSASLIENGKIVFMRYYYDMLNIATSQGFTLAPPKQ